AAGTTTACGagatttttggttaaaattttgcGGTGACTTGCCTTGAACCTGGGGGCACAGTATGACACTGCTTATTGCTTTGTGATGATAGAACATGGAGCACGGAACAGCGAGGAAGTTGGACATTGAAGCTTCAGTATAGTCCTCTGTATAAGGTCTGGAACTATGGTGCCATAGGTATATTATGTGACCAAATGTGTGCAAAGGACTCTTGTTGGGTTGAATTGATAAACGTGCCCCTTATTACTTTCTCTATATTATGTTGTATATATTGTATGTGCTTATACCAAATATAAGCATCATATGAGGGATATTTTTAGGATAAAACATAAACATCATAAGGACTCAATGGACAAGAATGAACTAAACACTGAACCCGCCCGGACAAAATGAACCATaaacattaaatatataaaagactCAATGGACTAAAATGAAGTGGAACTGGGCAAAATGTACATGTACCTACATTTGGTACACTTCAATTTAGTTGACTAAGGTTCTTTATAAGGGCATAAAATTATGCACTATTGGGtgggaaattttgtttgtataggaTTACGCAAATATGCAGGAAGGACTTTctgtaaaaaatatataaggcataatatttaaataatttcatacaaaacttTCTGAATAAGTTCgcctacaaaatattttaattgttcttattttatataatattttttaaatacttaattaaacataaattttttggagacactttttttttattttatattatttaaaaaaattatactttcacaaacttttcaatatttttaaaatacagttttctgattttaccgaaaaataacttcttttttttatttacaaaattatgttgtctaatagttttaagtttacGTTAgtacttttttgaattctattgaaatttcaacagtgcgaaaaaataaatatatacaaatattccaATTCCTCGAAAGTTTCTAAACTacatttttaagcttaaaaagtTATGGCGATACTTACaagaagctttttattttttgactcaaCAGCCCCACCTTGTTTCAGAATAGGTCacgagttttcaattttttgaatattttcccaCTTTTTTTCGGATTCGTAATAAATGCAAgtgttatatttaataaaaccctGTATTATAGGGTAGTTTTTATTCAGTCCACAAATATAAGAATGCTTAAAGTAGTGGTTGtataaaaaaagagctttaaaaaagctttttttgattttctgacCATGagctttttctttgaaatcggCAAGGGATGTCGTGGTTTAAAAACTGTTCAtgtataatttttcaaaggatgtcactggtaactttgtatatgaaacCTGGTAGGTAGTTCAGTTACCAATTTTTACACAAGCTAACTAATGAAAGCTCACAAAAGCTAAGAAAgctaaaaaagatttttaatgtttaaaggtTCTTATCAAAGCTACAATATttgacttaaacaaaaaacgatTAGGTGTTTGTTCAAAATCATGGTTTATTGGTTTccttgtatatgaaaacatatacaaagttGGTTTTTCATAGCCACAGAAAAGATTTCTGTTTTCCACCATAAGAATGATGGCGCTAAAGTTAGGTACtttacaaaacaacattttaacacTTCTCAAAGATttcgtttttttaacattaaagttttttttaacaaaaacttacttaaggtggcgctacagtcctgtgtgaactagggcctcacccaacaaacttctctatttagctcggtccctagctagatatgTCCatgaattaaagttttttacaaatatgtatgtacataatttaataaagaaattcagtgaagttttttttagagttagaaaaaatcaatttattaacatttagaacaaaattgaaattttttcgtAATgagttaaatgtttgttttttatttaatcaaaacttcgtgactaacaacttttaaaaagtgcttatttgtataatataaaaatagacaattttATATCTAGACTAAACTATTATCTTTTGAACTTGAATCTGTAGATacctaaagtttaaaatttcatttatcaccataacaaaaaatttaacggtacacttgggcgtatacgcactcaTTCTTTCTTTATTCAAAACACAATATCTTTCTATCGGTTTTTCTtgtataacaataaaatatgactgatttccttaaaaatcataattcaGGAATTATTCTTGACTTgaccttgttttatttttttattaaatctacTAAAATAAGCATGTGTAACccataaattttaataaatctgtTACAATATCTTTTCCATTCAAAGGTCAATTATCAAGGTCTGATAGTAAATTtatcgaaaaatgtttttatttttattcacaaaaGATTATCTGAATCTATATGTTGTattaatctttcaaaagttataaactgtttaccttttttatatGGGTATTCCATTTGGTCGTTTACAAAACTCTCAGCCATATAGCAATTCAAAAAAGGACAACGATGTTGAACTTGGACAGGACATTACCCCAACTAAAACATagtaaatcaaattttatttatggtgTCTAAgagacatttgtttttattttgggtcTTTCAAGATGTATATAAAACTCTTTTATAGGTGTTTAATATTTCAAGATTAATTTCGACTATAAACTGTcaccacaaataaaaaaaaaattaaaacaaaatatgaccTACATTATTATCTAACCGGCAATTATAATAAactgttttttgttctttttttttatttatttgtgccccaagaaaaataaaatataagcaaTAAGTTATTATACCAATACCTTACCTAATTATGTAATTATTAGTTGACTAACTTGTGATTATTTGTCAATGTCATTCattatcatttttgattttatagagattaatattttgttttaattttctaaatgtCCTTATCATTGTCTTAAGTTCATTAAACatgatttataataatatttctttggggcatattttaatatgtttttgtgTATTAAACTTGAACCTAAAAGTATTAggagtttttttcatttatttctgtatttttttttttcaaacatttactTTAAGAACTACTGTAATTTGTGACTATTTATGAGAAAAACTTAActggattttaaattttctttaaaagtgaAAGTggtgattaaataaaattatttactgTACCAGAATATatagtttaattttcaaatattttttacctCCAAACTACTTTTTGAATAAACTAAGGTCATAAGGTAAAAGTCAAAAGCATACAATTGATTTATTatctttgaatttataaataatacatataagagaacttccaaaattataaatcccatttttgaagtttttatatcatatcttaatatttttttatccaTTCATAATATATAAAGGCATTTTTATTctattcaaaactatttaataaaatagaaaaatgtattccaACACCTCCACAGGTGCCTTTTGTGAACCTatgaaaagttaaacaaaacaacatttaaggATACCTATCCATACATTTCATTTCAACATCAGAAATTTAAAGACCATATATAACCTACATTTGGCTTACCTTCACATGATACCTTCCGTATACCTTCAACAtaataaagataataaaatgttaataataaattctGAGTAGACTTCGTATTTTCGACatggaaaattttgaaggtAGTCCAAAATCCTCTATAAAATGTCTTTTTCAGTTTCAGGAAGAAGCATCCACAACTATGAAGAGGAATCTTTCATTTTATACCTTATCTATACCATTGTCTGTTGTGCACTTGTTCGTATGTATAAGATGAATAGATGAGTGTTCTAACATGGCAATATGAAGGTATAGAAGTTGTTcggtttttacaattttataagaatttcTATTCATCTTTTCTTGGCAAATAGCCCACATATTGCATGAGATACACGGAAGCGGCAGCGATGGAATgtactaaatttataaaaaatatatatcatgCCTATGTCATAAGAAACAAATGAACTATTAAATATTTCATAGATAGACATTTCTCTATATACTCTTTTCCAAGTAAAATatgaatatcaaaaaatgtcatcataaaaaaatcatttggatttaagttattttagtaTCAATAAAAAAGTGGTTCTTTTTTGGATGCACGTTCATTAATTTTACTCCACttcatgcatttttataaataatcatgCATAATTATGCATCCATGCTGATGCATTTGCATGCATCTTCATAGATATTTATGAATCTTTATGCATCTTCACACATACttataaatatcatttttaagcATCTTCATCTACACATCTACATATATCTTCATACATCTTCATACATACATCTTTATACATCTTAATACATCTTCATAAACCTTCATACATCTTCATACATCTTCATACATCTTCATACATCTTCATACAACTTCATACATCTTCATACATCTTCATACATCTTTGAACATCTTCATACATCTTCATTCATGTTCAAACATCTTCATACATCTTTGAACATCTTCATGCATTTCCATACATCTTCATACATATTCATAAATCTTGATACATCTTCATACATCTTCATCCATCTTCATGCATCTCTATACATTTCCATACATCTTCATACATCTTCAAACATCCTCATACATCTTAATACATCTGCTACATCTTCTGCATCTTCTACATCTTTTACTTCTTCTTCATTATCCACATCTTCTACATTTTCCACATCTTCTACATATTCATCATACGCTACATCTTCTGCATCTGCATCATCTATCTTTTACATCTTCTATATCTTCTACATCTACTTCCTCTTTTTTATCTTCCACATATTATACATCTTCTACATCCCCTGCATCTTCTACATCTCCTACATCTTCTACATCTTCTACATCTACTACATCttctaaatctttaaattttctacaTCTTCTACATCTTCAACATCTTCAACATCTTCAACATCTTCTACATCTTCTACATCTTCAACATCTTCAACATCTTTAgcatcttcttcatcttctacATCTTCTACATTTTCTACATCTCCTACATCTTCTAAATCTTCTACATCTTCTACATCTTTTACATCTTCTACATCTTCTACATCTTCTACATCTTCTACATCTTCTACATCTTCTACATCTTCTACATCTTCTTCATTATCCACATCTTCTACATTTTCCACATCTTCTACATATTCTACATATGCTACATCTTCTGCATCATCTATCTTTTACATCTTCTATAATTTTCTACAtctacttcctttttttttatcttccaaATATTATACATCTTCTATATCTTTTACATCCCCTGCATCTTCTACATCTCCTACATCTTCTACATCTTCTACATCTACTACATCTTCTATATCTTCTACATGTTCTACATCTTCTACATTTTCTACATCTTCAACATTTTCTTCATCTTCTACATTTTCTACATCTCTTACATCTTCTACATCTTCTACGTCTTCATACATTTCCATTCTTCTTCCTACATCTTCATACGCAGTTTACATGCATATTAATGCATCTTCAtacattttaacatattttcaaGCATTTTATTGCATCTTTAGACATAAACTGAAAAGTAATGACTTTGCTATCATAAGTTGATAACCCTGCTTAGTCAGTTAGTTTTTTGGGCcggagtaaaattttgaaatgatattttattttttaaacttgaaagctgaaacaaaaaatagttgtGTCGAATAAATTACGATGTAATAATTTGttcattatacaaaattaaaaaatattttctgtaactCTTTTCGggagattttgaaaaatcgtgGTCATAACATGGTTGCCAAATTgcgtttgtatttatttttgatgtctTGTTTTCCTTTATATTGCCTTAAGCATAGTTCCGTGACGAGACaggcaattttgtaaaatatatttttttaaccatgCTCTTCTCAGACTCAGGATACCTAAGTTTTAATGTAACATAATTTGGACAGAACTATATCTTCCTTAATATTTGCCACAATAAAACAGGTATTAATGTTTCAGTTCCATGAAGTGTTGTGTGATGAGCAATCGTCAGCCAGAGTTCGTGACATGACATACAATGAGTGTATGTCGAATGTATTGTACTTTGTACAATATATTCTGTGTACTGTGTATATGGCACATGATGTATCATTTCTCGAGAACCTACTTAAACTTCTTACGAGaagattttttagaattattataTGTTCCTtcctatattttgaaaaaaaaaaaaataagaaataaataaagggccataataaaatgtaatttacaACCCACAAAAGTTATTACACcttaaatcttttgttttcaagaaaagtaGCTATTTCCCGTTTCGCTATATAATACAAGTACAAGGATACTCGTACGTATACCTATCCCAAGTTAAACAACCTTACAGCTATACACTAGTATAAGGACgacttttgatttttgtttgtgtataatCCCTCTTTCGAGGCAAGGACCCAGGCAAAACAAAGCAGAATAGGTATAAAGTCTTAGACTTAGGTGTAATGGCTTCTGGAGTATATTTCTTTTTGGTGAAGAAATCGGTGTTGGTGGTGATGGTGACCATCATCCTACACAATTGACCAAATGAGTAAATAACAACATAGACCCACGACTCGTATGGACTTGGACTTAAGAATACGGTAAGGTTACCCAAGTGACTGTATCCACACCATTCCTTATATACAAACCTACCTTACTTTATTCCTAAAGCCCTCTTACCAGTATATTATAAAAGGTGTGTGATGTTATGAATAGGTATGTCTGCACTTACCTAGAAACATAGTCAGTGGGTGGGTAATTTACTGCGTGATATACGAACCGAGAAAAGGTGTCGTGACATGGCATAAagattaaattagatttttcttctttttttcctaTTTAAGGTTTGGTCCTACCTCTACTATTGTACTGTGCGTATAGTCACCTCTGATAAAATcccaaacccaaaaaaaaatgaagaaaaaactcaccctcttattttggttttgaagataaaccaaaaatatatttcaccatTCATTACACACTGACTTTTAATTGGCTATTAGGATTTATTGAACGTGAAGTTACTCCCTTTCCCTAGAattaaaagaagacaaaaaagacAACACAATTTGCTGATAATGTGAGgttcattaataataatttttcatatttaaaacgaTTCGAAATTGCttctttttaatatgttttttttgtctataaGAAAATCTATGTGAAATTAAAACAGTGAGGGGAAGGTGATGATAGAAAAGAAAGATAAAATGTAGATTTTCGTAATTTCGTACCGTGTCGTTCGTCAATCTTTATGAAGTGTTTTATCTGATGTGAACTTTATTTCATGACATCTATTAAATcttcacttaaaaaatattgatgtatcgcttttgaaattaatttggaaattgaatttttcataatttttccgTTTTGTTTGcgataaaaatatcaaataaattatgattTGAACACAAATCCAActcataatcttttttttttacttaacagAAAGATAACTGAAAATCGATCATATTACATAATACAtatctttaaaatgtaatttttcaattataacaaaaactgaaaactagaacTGCTTTTGATAAAACGTTTGAATAGAAAGTTATTTGTCTACTTcaaattgtattaattaattaaacattCACACAACTTGAGGTTcactcatttttaaattttatttaaattttttgaaacagaaatgtttttcgtttttttaaaccaatacattctttaaaattaagaaacattgtttacaacaaataattacatagataaaattaaaaaattaaagttatgaaaattaagaatattttaaaaaatcaaaacggAATACaataatttctcattttttaaaatctaactaGATTTCTTTTTGGAGTTGAGCTGactaatgaaaatatttgacaaaaatCTTTGCAACTAAGCCCGTGCTATAAGACACactattcttatttttgttggacTATTGTACAATTTTTGTCATCACTAAAATagctttagaaaatttaaaacattttaaaaattatgttctaATTATTGGAAACTTCTTTAAGAAAATAGTCTTTTGATTCTTTAGGTTTTCTatagaattataaaattttgtattaatttttgtaacattGCACAAAATGGTTTAATCATGAATGTCAAAAAACTAGAGATAAAGCATTTAGGAAGCtaaatttgtttcgaaaatttaattCGAATATAGTCAAGAAGATGTACATGAAAGCAAACAAACATTTGAACTGTTtgaattcaaagaaatattactttgaACAGTTATGGCACGAGGTTTCGAATTCAAGCAATgcaaaatgtttttggaaaGCTAAAAGAGGAATAAGTAGCAGGCAATATCCTTAAAAACTACATCTGCAAACTTCTTAACCCTAACAATGGTTCCATAATCCAATTTGTCAGTCCTTAAGTTGTAAAGATTCACAACATGGTTCAATAATGAGAAAATCCTAAGTGACGTTCAGGCTGGTTTAAGACAAAATCTTTCAACATTTGACCAAATTTTCAATCTTATGAATATTGCACAGTAGTTTTTGGATAAACATAGGAAACTATATAATTTGTATGTAGACTTCAAAGCCCCttgtaattttatcaaatgaaggtcattattttataaaatttcattgatGAGCATGTCAGCGAAAATGCTTAATGTTCTTAAGCTCTTGTAATTGGACACAAAATCAGCGGTATGGAATGGCAAGCACCTGGCAGAATGGTTTGTAACATCAATGGGAGTAAAACAGGGGTGTATGCTAAGTGCTCTCTTGTTTATCCTGTTTCCTACATGAAGTACTTTGCGGTGGAGTTTTGTCGGCCGGAAGGAGGACTAGGGTActcatgtatgctgatgatatagtCTTGTAATCGCATAGCCTCCAAGTACTAAGTCACATGATTTTGAACCCTGAAAAATATCATGAGATTTGGAATTTTACAGTGCATTTGAGCCATCTTTGCAACAAGCTTCAATAAGCAAAAACAGCACTTTATAGCACATGGAAGACCTGTATGAGTGCAAATGAACTCAGTTATAGGGCGAAGTATTAACTGTTCGATCCAGTTTCAAAATCAGTTTTATGCCGCTCAAGTTTGCGGATATTAGCAAAATGAAGAAGTTTAAAAActgtttagatttttttctgaaacgAGTGTTTAAACTTCCATTTAATTCTCCACTTTTCTACTTTGAAGCGTCTCTTCGATTGTGTTATTAGGATTGCATCCCAACCGTTTATCAAAACTTTTTGTAACACATGCAATCTCTTCAAAATCTTTGTTCTATAAAAAGTGAGACCATATAGCAAGTAGATATAATCTACAACTTAATGTTTCGGGTAACAATATGGAAgattgatagagtttggcaccaagctctcttatcgaaatgcGTGTTTTTGGTATTAACTGATCACTTATTCATTAAATTAGATATActgtttctagattcacatccttgtccagCGTAATTCAATCAATTCCGATTTTGACTGCATTGTGTTAGGTTAAATTTAACGCTTCGAAAACTCCATGCTGTGTTCTGTCAGTAAAGCATCCAATGCTACTATGAGTGACACTGGCcacaactttcagtactcggaaTGAGTaccacagatcacctcttatggtaTGATCACACATTCCTATGatgcaagaaattgttcaccCAGTCttatctggctgtaatttacaaagcctttattTGTTCACCAGTTAAATAAAACTCGCATTTTTAAAGAGGTACCTCTAAAACAAGTTGTGAAAATAATAACATGTCTCCCTTCGAAAAATTCAATATGGGCATTAGCTTATGCTATGTATGCttttaagtgaaatttcaaagaattcaTATAATCTAAAAAGTGATAAAgcaattatttaaactttttgttgttaaaatttctgttgatttaactaaaaataaaaaaaaaaaaaatcaattttattgaaataaaacaaaacggaactctttaaaaaacattaatacttatacatactcgtacatccTCCTTTTTCCAACTcctcaacaaattcaatccaatcTAATGAGACACAAACAAAACGATACAACAAATTCTATCTCTCTAGCTAAAGGTTTTCTTCATTTATCTTAATGGTCGACAATTTATTTCCTTGATGTACCTACCAAACCAACCTACCTATATCAACCACTCAACCTCAAATTCACACGGTCGTTTAAGTAAAGCAGACAAAGTAAAGTAAGTGTGATGTAAGGTATATAAATATACCAGAAAGTAGAAAAGACCTACATTTATATAAATCAGCATCGTATAAGGTAGGTTTAGGTATAGTCAAGCTTTCAAGCAGCCTCATCAACACTTTTCCATTTATTCAACATTGTTACTtctgtatatacaaaaaaaaaaacaataaaataaataatagaaaatcaaaaatgttctcTGTCCGAGTTTTATAGAGGGGTCAGCATTTTGAAACATGTCcaaaatgacattttcaaaaacaactggCAACATGGTCTACTCTATAGTACCTATGCCTTTATATCTATCGCTATCAACATAAACCTATACAATACATTCCTAGATTTATTCGACTGTGACAGAGCTGTTTTAATTCATTTCAACATATTTTCTAATACCACATTCATAcctacacatacatacatatatatatatcagTAGATTTTGATTGTGCACAAAAATGTagaaattttccaaaactttgtgTTGGGTATGAATGTAGGTAGAAATATATAAGGATACatgtgtttttgttgaaaaatcgtttcgtgtttcattttcaaatgattaattggattcaattttatttgaactttctCAACTCTGAGGGTTGTTGCAAGCaatttatggattttttttttttatgtttgtatttatttcatttttgtatctaggtattatttttcgtttaaactgctttataaaaataattcaaatttagaaCAGTTGGTATTTGAATGTTCTTTATATTTTGACTTATTATTATAAGCTTAGtaaaattctaataaatatttaataaaaatacactcAGAGAAA
This window of the Eupeodes corollae chromosome 3, idEupCoro1.1, whole genome shotgun sequence genome carries:
- the LOC129950763 gene encoding zinc finger CCCH domain-containing protein 13-like; amino-acid sequence: MYEDVEDVEDVRDVENVEDEENVEDVENVEDVEHVEDIEDVVDVEDVEDVGDVEDAGDVKDIEDIDDAEDVAYVEYVEDVENVEDVDNEEDVEDVEDVEDVEDVEDVEDVEDVKDVEDVEDLEDVGDVENVEDVEDEEDAKDVEDVEDVEDVEDVEDVEDVEDVEDVENLKI